The Stomoxys calcitrans chromosome 3, idStoCalc2.1, whole genome shotgun sequence genome includes a region encoding these proteins:
- the LOC106094079 gene encoding transmembrane protein 230 yields the protein MSRRRTNIRYTALDDADEQQQQNDREFDEPDAFVDEQFVKPERKFPWKTVLFILFFFVAGATCLTCSILVSSGFTNEKYADRAWPLLILGILMFIPGGYYGYILLCICLKRDGFTVEDIPML from the exons ATGTCTCGTCGACGCACAAATATTAGATACACTGCACTGGATGATGCAGatgaacagcaacaacaaaatgacAGAGAGTTCGATGAACCAGATGCCTTTGTGGACGAGCAGTTTGTTAAACCTGAaagaaaatttccttggaaaacTGTGCtcttcattttgtttttctttgttgcTGGAGCT ACTTGCTTGACATGCAGTATATTAGTCTCTTCTGGATTCACTAATGAGAAATACGCCGACCGAGCTTGGCCTTTATTAATTCTGGGCATTTTGATGTTTATCCCAGGAGGTTACTATGGATATATATTACTGTGCATATGTTTGAAACGTGATGGTTTCACCGTTGAGGATATACCAATGTTATAA